In Methylobacterium aquaticum, the following are encoded in one genomic region:
- a CDS encoding branched-chain amino acid ABC transporter substrate-binding protein: protein MTRTRARAALWLAIGALLCGAATARADVTIGVAVPRTGAVAGIGEQVLQGVQAAIRDANARGGIAGEPIVLDVQDDACEPGQAMAVAERFVRAGVRLVIGHVCSSASLAASDVYAAAGAVMISPASNAARLTDRGLPTIFRVSGREDDQGRLSATILAERFRDKKIAILYDDTPLSRNLAESTKANLNKIGQNETLFSAIVPGQTDDAGLIKRLQAAGIEVVYYGGHYQEMGKLVRKAAEAGYRPQWFGTSGIATKEFGALAGAASDGVLMTFNPDLRRKPEAAAAVKALQAEGIDPAGFTLYGYAALQALVEAGNFAKSTDPKAIAETLHAERFNLVLGNVGFDQKGDVTAPGYVLYVWRDGVFTYAN from the coding sequence ATGACGCGCACCAGGGCACGCGCCGCCCTGTGGCTGGCGATCGGAGCGCTGCTGTGCGGGGCGGCGACCGCCCGCGCCGACGTGACCATCGGCGTCGCGGTCCCGCGCACCGGCGCGGTCGCGGGCATCGGCGAGCAGGTGCTGCAGGGCGTGCAGGCCGCCATCCGGGACGCCAACGCCCGCGGCGGCATCGCCGGCGAGCCGATCGTGCTCGACGTGCAGGACGATGCCTGCGAGCCGGGCCAGGCGATGGCGGTGGCCGAGCGCTTCGTGCGCGCCGGCGTGCGGCTGGTGATCGGCCATGTCTGCTCCAGCGCCTCGCTCGCCGCCTCCGACGTCTACGCGGCGGCCGGCGCGGTGATGATCAGCCCGGCCTCCAACGCCGCGCGCCTGACCGATCGCGGCTTGCCGACCATCTTCCGGGTTTCGGGACGCGAGGACGACCAGGGCCGGCTCTCGGCCACGATCCTGGCCGAGCGATTCCGCGACAAGAAGATCGCGATCCTCTACGACGACACGCCCCTGTCGCGGAACCTCGCCGAATCGACCAAGGCCAACCTGAACAAGATCGGCCAGAACGAGACCTTGTTCTCCGCCATCGTGCCAGGCCAGACCGACGATGCAGGCCTGATCAAGCGCCTCCAGGCGGCGGGGATCGAGGTGGTCTATTACGGCGGCCACTACCAGGAGATGGGCAAGCTGGTGCGCAAGGCGGCCGAGGCCGGCTATCGCCCGCAATGGTTCGGCACCTCCGGCATCGCCACCAAGGAATTCGGGGCGCTGGCCGGCGCGGCGAGCGACGGCGTGCTGATGACCTTCAACCCGGACCTGCGCCGCAAGCCCGAGGCCGCCGCCGCCGTGAAGGCGCTGCAGGCCGAGGGAATCGATCCCGCCGGCTTCACCCTCTACGGCTACGCCGCGCTCCAGGCTCTCGTCGAGGCCGGCAACTTCGCCAAATCCACCGACCCGAAGGCGATCGCCGAGACCCTGCATGCCGAGCGGTTCAACTTGGTGCTCGGCAATGTCGGGTTCGACCAGAAGGGCGACGTGACGGCACCCGGCTACGTGCTCTACGTCTGGCGCGACGGCGTCTTCACCTACGCGAATTGA